The nucleotide window GGTGAATAGACAATTATGTAACAACCAATGTGTTTTTGCGTCCCACTATACTAcctcaataactttttatacacCATGTACAAATGTGTTATGGAGTTCTTGGAGCTCTCttctaagggggtgtttggtgttgcgttttcaaagTAGATTATGCGTTTTTAAAATAGATTTTTCGTTTTCAAAATtgcgttttgaaaaagcatgtaggtacatgATTCTCCAAAACGCACGTTTTGaaggcagataatcactttttcatccaaacacttttttagattatttatgttttacaaacgcaataatcaaataatcacttcaaaacgtaatcccaaacaccctctaaatcCTTATTAATCATATGAATTCTAACAACCCTTAATCAATTAACGCCAAGATGAAACAGAGAAAAGAGACTGATTCCCCCAACCTAAGAAGAAAGAATCATCAATAACCTCAAGATTATAACCTTCACATGGATAATGAAGCCTCAACAGCAATCTAGCCTGTGAAAGAGCATAACCACTGAGAGGAACTTTACGAAAACCAGCACTTACCATCATCACTTCCCATGATCTGAATCTTTCATGTCTCTCTTTCCGGCAATCTCCCTCCTCCGCCACTATGTCGGCGATCACTTTCCCGAACCATACTTGCTCCACCTCAATCCTCTCCCGGCTGTTCGGCGGCAGTGTTGCTTCTAGAGACTCAAACACTGCAGTGTAATACTTCATAGCTTCCATAAACCTTGATAAAAATATAGGGTTGTTGTGGTATGCTTCTTGTTCGGATAATGTAACAACCCTAGGCTTCATAGATTTGATTTTTCTAAGCAATAAACAAAGCTTGTCACGGTTGTTCAAATGACGGTGGAGGTAAAAGTCACAATTGACGGCTAGGGTTTCGTTAGGCAAGAGTAGGACATCAGACAGGTGGTTGATAAGATGGTCAACGGTTAGGGTTTCATTGTTTGTGTTTGGGAGTAAGAGTGGGTAGAAACTGAACTTGAGTCCGAGTGAACGTGCGAATTTAGAGAGACGATCACCGGTTCGCCGGAGGGTATTTAAGTTTGTACCGATGGCGGTTATTCGGAGAGTTGGGGGAGGATGGTGGTTGGAAATGGCTTGCATTAAGGGTGGCCATTGAACACCAAGCATGATATCGAAATCAATTATGTGAATGTTTTGTTGATAATCAATGACTTCTAAGATGGCTTGATTAGCAGTGAACTGACCGAATCTAATGAAAGGAGTTATTTTGTTTAGTGACAAATAGGATGATTGGAGAACTGAATCATATTGATCATTGTAAATATTTATATTATAACTTGGAGGCTTCATGAAACTCTTTAGTGGACTGACATTGAGGAAGATTTTGTGGTGGTAGTGGAGGCGAAGGGAGAGAGCTTTAGTAAAAGAGTGGACTAATCTTTCGGATGAATCGCCGTAAGCGGATGAGTTGGAGGAGAGGATGGAGATGAGGTGGTTCGCGGCGGAGAGATCAGACTGGGAGATTAGTTGGGCGGCGGTGAGGAGTTGTCGCATGGCGATGGACCGCGGTGGTGGTGGCTGCGGCGAATCTAGATCCTTATTATTTTTGTGTTGATGAGAGGAAGAGGATGAACCCAACATTTGTATAGTATTGATTAGGTTAATTGTTTGATGGGCAAGCAGTTTAATTTATATATAGACTGGTATGGAGTTTTGTAGAGTTGAACCCTAAAATAGTGACTACACAAATAAGTCTACGCGTGAGATGCTTGTAACCTAAACACCTGAAGGCGAACGTGCGTGTTGTCTCATATATTAATTGTTACATACATAGATACGTAATCTCTTGTTTAATTTACTAGTTTTCATCAATACAATACATTAATTGTTTGCTTAAATAAAGAACTTGTTGAAAAGTACAACCATTTGTCTATTCGGTTCTCCATTTTATGACACTTGAAGTTTTAATAAAACGATTCATGCACGTAAATACAAAATGTTTTAGTTAACCTTTTATCAAGAAATATTTCTTTCCCCTTTTTTTAAACAATTGAGTATCCAATGATACAGTCATACAGCCATAAACTTTTTCTGATGGTTATCCACATCAAGGATGTTTGTAGGTGATTTTTGGCCTATGTGGAGGGTATTTGTGAGAGGGATGGATTAGTGGGTGTTGTAGGGGATGACATGGAGGGTGTTCATTCTTAAGGATTCTTGGAGAAGAATGGTGAAGAATGGGGAAATGGTGGGtcctttttttatttagtttaaatttaataaaataattataataaggtTGTTTGTGGGAATGATATATATGTTATTGTTGTACGTGGGTAAAAAGTGTTTGTGGGAAGAATAAGTGAAAAGCTGATGTAGCATGCTGATTAGGCTGTTTATAGAAATGATAGCCTTTCACTGATGCGGATAGTCTTACTTGTATATTTTTTTACTAACTTGAATATATTTGTAAAACTGTCATTGATTAATCTCAACCATAGAACAAACAAGATCAAGTGTTGTAATTGTTGTCTTTACACTACTAAACAATTTAGTTTCTTTGACGGTCTAATCCATCGAAAATCACTTGAGGATAATGGTTATCGACCAGAATCCTTTGGTGATACTCTACGGGTTATATTGACATGATAATCTATTTATCGTTGGATTAGCGACAGATTTTGGCGTCGGATTACCAACGACTCCATTAGCCATGGATTACCAACAGTTCTCCTCCGTTGGCCTAGACACTATTACCGATGGATTTACCGACTTTTTGAGACACTACTGAAGGCTAATCTATTGGTAATATAATTTCAAACAAAAATAAAATGAAGTTTAGTTTAATTTCCTGGAAAATATAAACATAATATAAATTCTGGAAAACAAAATCATAACTCATAGAATTACCTCTGACAAATAAAACGTAATAAAAGGAATTTAGAATGCAAATTATACGAGACGAAGTACAATATAAAAGATGGTGGGTGATGGATCACATATAATTTCAACTGATCAGAATATATCTAACATCAACATATAAATTCCACCTCAAAGACCAATTTTCCGATTATACTACACTACAATTATTTAACTCCCcagattatttttttaaaaagaatgTCAAATTCCAAACATATTACCTTGTTAATCGCCATGCAGGCTGGGATAGAACTTGATCTTTAATTAGGATTAAACCCTATACTATCCCA belongs to Helianthus annuus cultivar XRQ/B chromosome 5, HanXRQr2.0-SUNRISE, whole genome shotgun sequence and includes:
- the LOC110944113 gene encoding scarecrow-like protein 18, whose amino-acid sequence is MLGSSSSSHQHKNNKDLDSPQPPPPRSIAMRQLLTAAQLISQSDLSAANHLISILSSNSSAYGDSSERLVHSFTKALSLRLHYHHKIFLNVSPLKSFMKPPSYNINIYNDQYDSVLQSSYLSLNKITPFIRFGQFTANQAILEVIDYQQNIHIIDFDIMLGVQWPPLMQAISNHHPPPTLRITAIGTNLNTLRRTGDRLSKFARSLGLKFSFYPLLLPNTNNETLTVDHLINHLSDVLLLPNETLAVNCDFYLHRHLNNRDKLCLLLRKIKSMKPRVVTLSEQEAYHNNPIFLSRFMEAMKYYTAVFESLEATLPPNSRERIEVEQVWFGKVIADIVAEEGDCRKERHERFRSWEVMMVSAGFRKVPLSGYALSQARLLLRLHYPCEGYNLEVIDDSFFLGWGNQSLFSVSSWR